The Thioalkalivibrio thiocyanodenitrificans ARhD 1 genome window below encodes:
- a CDS encoding DUF2970 domain-containing protein: MNQCRSDERVSFWDVLKSVLSAFFGVQNRRNRERDFRHGKPIHFVVVGLLATLLFVLTVFGVVRLVLWLAGV, translated from the coding sequence ATGAATCAATGCAGGTCAGACGAGAGGGTGAGCTTCTGGGATGTACTGAAAAGCGTCCTGTCGGCCTTCTTCGGTGTGCAGAACCGTCGCAACCGTGAGCGCGACTTCAGGCATGGCAAACCCATACATTTCGTGGTGGTGGGCCTGCTGGCGACCCTGCTGTTCGTGCTCACGGTGTTCGGCGTCGTGCGCCTGGTGCTGTGGCTGGCCGGGGTGTAG
- a CDS encoding periplasmic heavy metal sensor, which yields MQTWILAVLLVLSLFANGYLFAQRAAPSAGPPPDAALTGDLQRLLDDLDAEPEWRHRLVSLGRFATARDERRRTQRRLVHGELFGHLADPAPDFDAVSSLLEDIGREDSHYRSRVLEQLIVLLNDLDASKRMILLERFRLLELDLDDFARFERLQP from the coding sequence ATGCAGACATGGATTCTGGCAGTACTGCTGGTGCTGTCGCTGTTCGCCAATGGATACCTTTTTGCACAGCGGGCCGCGCCGTCGGCGGGCCCGCCACCTGACGCGGCCCTGACCGGTGATCTGCAGCGATTGCTGGATGATCTGGACGCCGAACCCGAATGGCGCCATCGGCTGGTCAGCCTCGGCAGGTTCGCCACCGCGCGTGACGAACGCCGCCGGACGCAGCGGCGGTTGGTCCATGGGGAACTGTTCGGTCACCTGGCGGATCCCGCGCCGGATTTCGACGCCGTGAGCAGCCTCCTGGAGGATATCGGACGCGAGGATTCCCATTACCGCAGCCGGGTGCTGGAACAGCTCATCGTGCTGCTCAATGACCTGGACGCGTCCAAACGCATGATCCTTCTGGAGCGTTTTCGCCTGCTGGAACTGGATCTGGACGATTTTGCCCGGTTCGAGCGTCTTCAACCCTGA
- a CDS encoding peptide chain release factor 3, protein MSSKHATETARRRTFAIISHPDAGKTTITEKLLLFGGAIQLAGTVKGRKAARHATSDWMELEKQRGISVTSSVMQFPYKGRIVNLLDTPGHEDFSEDTYRTLTAVDSALMVIDVAKGVEERTIKLMEVCRLRDTPIMTFINKLDREGREPIDLLDEVEDVLGIQCAPVTWPIGMGKRFKGVYHLHRDAVHLYSPTHGGKIRQGEVIQGLDNPRLDEVLSGQATELREELELVMGASHSFDKEAYLAGRQTPVFFGSAINNFGVQELLDDFVNNAPPPRPRETETRNVDPSEETFSGFVFKIQANMDPQHRDRIAFMRVCSGAFRKGMKVHQVRIGRDVKISDALTFMASDREHVEEAYPGDIIGLHNHGTIRIGDTFTQGEQLSFTGIPNFAPELFRRAHLRDPLKMKQLQKGLQQLCEEGATQLFRPLTNNDLILGAVGILQFDVVAHRLKAEYNVDASFENVNVQTARWVSCDDGRRFEEFRDKAAANLAVDHGGDLVYIAPTRVNLQMAQEKWPEIRFQATREHGVSA, encoded by the coding sequence ATGAGTTCCAAGCACGCCACCGAGACCGCCCGCCGGCGCACCTTTGCGATCATCTCCCACCCGGATGCGGGCAAGACGACGATCACCGAGAAGCTGCTGCTGTTCGGCGGTGCCATCCAGTTGGCCGGCACCGTCAAGGGGCGCAAGGCGGCGCGCCATGCAACCTCGGACTGGATGGAGCTGGAGAAGCAGCGCGGTATCTCGGTGACTTCCTCGGTGATGCAGTTTCCCTACAAGGGGCGCATCGTCAACCTGCTGGACACCCCGGGGCATGAGGATTTTTCCGAGGACACCTATCGTACGCTCACCGCCGTGGACTCGGCGCTCATGGTCATCGACGTGGCCAAGGGCGTGGAGGAGCGCACCATCAAGCTCATGGAGGTGTGCCGCCTGCGCGACACCCCGATCATGACCTTCATCAACAAGCTGGACCGGGAGGGCCGTGAGCCCATCGATCTGCTGGACGAGGTGGAGGACGTGCTTGGGATCCAGTGCGCGCCGGTCACCTGGCCCATTGGCATGGGCAAGCGATTCAAGGGTGTCTATCACCTTCACCGGGACGCCGTGCATCTGTACTCGCCCACTCACGGGGGCAAGATCCGGCAGGGCGAAGTGATCCAGGGTCTGGACAATCCGCGCCTGGACGAGGTCCTGAGCGGGCAGGCCACCGAGCTTCGCGAGGAGCTGGAGTTGGTCATGGGTGCCTCCCACAGCTTCGACAAGGAGGCATACCTGGCCGGTCGTCAGACGCCGGTGTTCTTTGGTTCCGCCATCAACAACTTCGGCGTGCAGGAGCTGCTGGACGACTTCGTGAATAACGCCCCGCCGCCCCGGCCCCGGGAGACCGAGACGCGCAACGTGGACCCCTCCGAGGAGACCTTCAGCGGTTTCGTATTCAAGATCCAGGCGAACATGGATCCCCAGCACCGGGACCGCATCGCCTTCATGCGGGTGTGCTCGGGTGCCTTCAGGAAGGGCATGAAGGTGCACCAGGTGCGCATCGGTCGTGACGTGAAGATCAGCGATGCGCTCACCTTCATGGCCTCGGACCGGGAACACGTGGAGGAGGCATACCCGGGCGACATCATCGGCCTGCACAATCATGGCACCATCCGCATCGGCGACACCTTCACCCAGGGTGAGCAGCTCTCCTTCACGGGAATTCCGAACTTCGCTCCCGAACTGTTCCGCCGCGCCCATCTGCGTGACCCCCTGAAGATGAAGCAGCTGCAAAAGGGCCTGCAGCAGCTCTGCGAGGAGGGCGCCACGCAGCTGTTCCGGCCCCTGACCAACAACGACCTGATCCTCGGTGCCGTGGGTATCCTGCAGTTCGACGTGGTGGCCCACCGGCTCAAGGCCGAGTACAACGTGGATGCCAGTTTCGAGAATGTGAACGTGCAGACCGCCCGTTGGGTGAGCTGCGATGACGGCCGCAGGTTCGAGGAGTTCAGAGACAAGGCGGCCGCCAACCTGGCTGTGGACCACGGCGGAGACCTGGTCTATATCGCACCCACCCGGGTGAACCTGCAGATGGCCCAGGAGAAGTGGCCGGAGATCCGCTTCCAGGCCACGCGGGAACATGGCGTGAGCGCCTGA
- a CDS encoding DUF3106 domain-containing protein: protein MMRVLAFVLLLGLALSAGAGNHGHVPDHGHFHVAGQPAPDWSALSREQRRALAPWKEDWDDLSDRRRQALLRAAQRWRHMDPEERARLRERLERWEHMEPHERAFMRERWEHFRAMPPEERERLRERWRALSPEQRQAVRERQRAWGVYLQSLSEADREALRERLRRMDPEERRRFLRGGPPE from the coding sequence ATGATGCGTGTTCTCGCATTCGTTCTGCTGCTTGGACTGGCCCTGTCCGCCGGCGCCGGAAACCATGGCCATGTTCCGGACCATGGCCATTTTCACGTCGCCGGGCAGCCCGCCCCGGACTGGTCCGCCCTCAGCCGGGAACAGCGCAGGGCGCTGGCACCCTGGAAGGAAGACTGGGATGACCTGTCCGATCGTCGCCGCCAGGCACTGCTGCGCGCCGCGCAACGATGGCGGCACATGGACCCGGAGGAGCGTGCCCGCCTGCGGGAACGCCTGGAGCGCTGGGAGCACATGGAACCCCACGAGCGTGCCTTCATGCGCGAGCGCTGGGAGCATTTCCGGGCGATGCCGCCCGAGGAGCGGGAGCGGTTGCGTGAACGCTGGCGTGCCCTGAGCCCCGAACAGCGTCAGGCCGTCCGGGAACGTCAGCGGGCCTGGGGGGTGTACCTGCAGAGCCTTTCCGAGGCCGACCGCGAGGCCCTGCGCGAGCGCCTGCGCCGCATGGATCCCGAGGAACGCCGCCGGTTCCTGCGCGGTGGCCCGCCGGAATAG